Proteins from a single region of Salvelinus sp. IW2-2015 linkage group LG4p, ASM291031v2, whole genome shotgun sequence:
- the LOC111960491 gene encoding inositol polyphosphate 5-phosphatase K isoform X4 — translation MTWTPRPSSKSRWLHMVTWNVATADPPDDISSLLHLNSPKTPDLYVIGLQEVYSAPHRFIIDIAVEDSWSHLFMSSLAPRGYLKVSSIRMQGLLLLFFSKLAHVPFIRDIQDTYSRTGISGYWGNKGGVSIRLSFYGHMLCFLNCHLAAHMQYASQRVDEFEYILDTQTFDPKKTPQILDHKLVFWFGDLNFRIQDHGMHFLRNCITSHKFNLLWSKDQLTMMKKTEALLQEFDEGPLDFQPTYKFDRFSDCYDSRPHGTWLGFHGKMRKPAWTDRILWRVKPKETPPEEEKDEDRDSGLDEKNTKKKQEEEEEFPLKLKQDSYTSNMEYGVSDHKPVIGIFTLELRKMYETPLVRVCAEGEWSADFDAMVIYSPLQPFPSSAWDWIGLYKVGFRSVSDYITYTWVKDDEVSFNDELAQVYVSKDEIPVLGGECVLCYYCSTLQCIVGISSPFKVQESKGAVEEGLAPENIDGLEKATAS, via the exons GCTTCACATGGTCACGTGGAATGTTGCTACAGCTGATCCTCCAGATGATATCAGCTCCTTGCTTCACCTGAACTCCCCAAAGACCCCAGACCTCTACGTGATTGG tcTCCAGGAGGTGTACTCTGCTCCTCACAGGTTCATCATAGACATAGCCGTTGAGGACTCCTGGAGCCATCTCTTCATGTCCAGCCTGGCACCACGAGGCTACCTGAAG GTGTCCTCCATCCGCATGCAGGGCCTCCTACTGCTGTTCTTCTCCAAACTGGCCCACGTTCCATTCATTAGAGACATCCAGGACACCTACTCTCGCACAGGCATCTCCGGCTACTGG GGGAATAAAGGCGGGGTGTCCATCCGCCTGTCTTTCTACGGCCACATGCTCTGCTTCCTCAACTGTCACCTGGCGGCACACATGCAGTACGCCTCGCAGCGCGTCGACGAGTTCGAGTACATCCTGGACACGCAGACCTTCGACCCCAAAAAGACACCGCAAATCCTCGACCACAA gctggtCTTTTGGTTTGGGGATTTGAACTTCCGCATCCAAGATCACGGCATGCATTTTTTGCGCAACTGCATCACCAGCCATAAGTTCAACTTGCTGTGGAGCAAAGACCAG CTGACCATGATGAAGAAGACGGAGGCTCTCCTGCAGGAGTTTGACGAGGGACCTCTGGACTTTCAACCAACCTACAAATTCGACAGGTTCTCTGACTGCTATGACAGCAG GCCCCACGGGACATGGCTTGGTTTCCA tgGTAAGATGCGTAAGCCGGCCTGGACAGACCGGATCCTGTGGAGGGTGAAGCCTAAAGAGACACccccagaggaggagaaggacgagGACAGGGACTCTGGTCTGGACGAGAAGAACACCAAGaagaagcaggaggaggaggaagagttcCCTCTGAAACTCAAGCAGGACTCGTACACCAGCAACATGGAGTATGGCGTCAGCGACCACAAGCCTGTCATCGGCATCTTTACCTTGGAG TTGAGGAAGATGTACGAGACGCCGTTGGTGCGCGTGTGTGCCGAGGGTGAATGGAGCGCCGACTTTGACGCCATGGTGATCTACAGCCCCCTCCAGCCCTTCCCTTCTAGCGCCTGGGACTGGATAGGCCTCTACAAG GTGGGGTTCCGGAGTGTTTCGGACTACATTACCTACACCTGGGTGAAGGATGACGAGGTCTCGTTTAATGACGAGCTCGCCCAG GTCTATGTGAGCAAGGATGAGATTCCGGTGCTGGGAGGGGAGTGCGTGCTCTGCTATTACTGCAGTACACTCCAATGCATTGTGGGTATTAGCTCACCCTTTAAG GTACAAGAGTCCAAAGGGGCCGTTGAGGAAGGTCTAGCACCGGAGAACATCGACGGCCTTGAAAAGGCCACAGCGAGTTAG
- the LOC111957168 gene encoding tektin-1-like translates to MSRLMDPQPKFLPEWRLANQIHYGSAEAERSRSERLTAESKRRIEESGMAAKRMQQDANKRLRKATSINRDYNIIRSCQKQIIYDIKFWKSDLDQKLEEIVQEIKVLITCKSRVERAMERQRRVSIDLVHEEVERELMKESEVIEGVASLLNRTLEQTNEQIRWVRGGSGSPHAHTXKSHDLCNASNAGFCSGSRLNRSAKYYLEKDLRDKFQAEQIDGFCSILTNTSLNIDNVTSQTALAVPDREQTAADMCRQHNATGNALRLQVQETKTAKGQLEDHLAKNDLQGQLSALLKGTLXDVFTYSAQGFKPESFRLXAEGYLSHCVTEINPPMISYWNDSPPFSLKTKKVLSEVASQEWNLEALRVAIEDKAGPLKVAQTRLSARSQXPSIELYHDPVQVRLLSEVQELTAHIKRLQEAQAQSEMEVQALTRSQLILEEEIQVKSRSLYIDEVICTQLRQPISTNSF, encoded by the exons ATGTCTAGGCTGATGGACCCTCAGCCCAAGTTCCTACCAGAATGGAGGCTTGCAAACCAAATACATTATGGGAGTGCGGAGGCTGAGCGTTCACGCTCTGAACGACTCACGGCTGAGAGTAAGAGGCGGATAGAGGAGAGTGGCATGGCAGCCAAACGCATGCAACAGGATGCCAACAAGAGACTGCGTAAAGCGACATCAATAAATAGAGATTATAACATAATCCGTTCCTGTCAAA AGCAGATAATCTATGACATCAAGTTCTGGAAGTCAGATCTGGACCAGAAGCTGGAGGAGATTGTCCAGGAGATTAAGGTGCTGATAACCTGTAAGAGCCGGGTGGAGAGAGCCATGGAGAG GCAGAGGCGTGTTTCCATTGACCTGGTACATGAGGAGGTGGAGCGGGAACTGATGAAGGAGAGCGAGGTGATCGAGGGAGTGGCATCACTGCTGAACCGCACCCTGGAGCAGACCAATGAACAGATCAGGTGGGTGAGGGGAGGAAGTGGTTCGCCACACGCACACACGYTCAAGTCTCACGATCTCTGCAATGCTTCTAATGCAGGTTTCTGTTCTGGCTCCAGACTGAACCGCTCAGCAAAGTACTACCTAGAGAAGGACCTACGGGACAAGTTCCAAGCAGAGCAGATTGATGGTTTCTGCTCCATCCTCACAAACACCTCCCTGAATATTGACAACGTGACTAGTCAGACAGCACTCGCAGTACCAG acagggagcaGACAGCTGCTGACATGTGCAGGCAGCACAACGCTACGGGRAATGCCCTCCGGCTGCAGGTTCAGGAGACCAAGACAGCCAAAGGACAACTGGAGGACCACCTGGCAAAG aatgacttacaggggcaattaagtgccttgctcaagggcacattaYCAGATGTTTTCACCtattcagctcagggattcaaaccagaatCCTTTCGGTTACWGGCCGAAGGCTACCTGTCGCACTGTGTTACTGAAATTAATCCACCTATGATTAGTTACTGGAATGattcccctcctttctccctaaaaactaaaaaggtTCTGTCAGAGGTGGCTAGCCAGGAGTGGAACCTGGAGGCCCTGCGCGTGGCCATCGAAGACAAAGCAGGTCCCCTGAAGGTGGCTCAGACACGGCTGTCCGCCCGCAGCCAGAGKCCTAGCATCGAGCTCTACCATGACCCGGTCCAGGTCCGCCTGCTCTCCGAGGTCCAGGAGCTCACTGCACACATCAAGAG ACTACAAGAGGCCCAGGCCCAGTCGGAGATGGAGGTGCAGGCCCTGACCCGCTCACAGCTGATCCTGGAAGAGGAGATCCAGGTCAAGTCCCGTTCTCTCTACATCGACGAGGTCATCTGCACCCAGCTCCGCCAGCCCATCTCCACCAACAGCTTCTGA
- the LOC111960491 gene encoding inositol polyphosphate 5-phosphatase K isoform X1, with amino-acid sequence MYGGWTGEIMENDDDTKEDPQSQVKNSVSMEENCCNKDTFRLHMVTWNVATADPPDDISSLLHLNSPKTPDLYVIGLQEVYSAPHRFIIDIAVEDSWSHLFMSSLAPRGYLKVSSIRMQGLLLLFFSKLAHVPFIRDIQDTYSRTGISGYWGNKGGVSIRLSFYGHMLCFLNCHLAAHMQYASQRVDEFEYILDTQTFDPKKTPQILDHKLVFWFGDLNFRIQDHGMHFLRNCITSHKFNLLWSKDQLTMMKKTEALLQEFDEGPLDFQPTYKFDRFSDCYDSRPHGTWLGFHGKMRKPAWTDRILWRVKPKETPPEEEKDEDRDSGLDEKNTKKKQEEEEEFPLKLKQDSYTSNMEYGVSDHKPVIGIFTLELRKMYETPLVRVCAEGEWSADFDAMVIYSPLQPFPSSAWDWIGLYKVGFRSVSDYITYTWVKDDEVSFNDELAQVYVSKDEIPVLGGECVLCYYCSTLQCIVGISSPFKVQESKGAVEEGLAPENIDGLEKATAS; translated from the exons GCTTCACATGGTCACGTGGAATGTTGCTACAGCTGATCCTCCAGATGATATCAGCTCCTTGCTTCACCTGAACTCCCCAAAGACCCCAGACCTCTACGTGATTGG tcTCCAGGAGGTGTACTCTGCTCCTCACAGGTTCATCATAGACATAGCCGTTGAGGACTCCTGGAGCCATCTCTTCATGTCCAGCCTGGCACCACGAGGCTACCTGAAG GTGTCCTCCATCCGCATGCAGGGCCTCCTACTGCTGTTCTTCTCCAAACTGGCCCACGTTCCATTCATTAGAGACATCCAGGACACCTACTCTCGCACAGGCATCTCCGGCTACTGG GGGAATAAAGGCGGGGTGTCCATCCGCCTGTCTTTCTACGGCCACATGCTCTGCTTCCTCAACTGTCACCTGGCGGCACACATGCAGTACGCCTCGCAGCGCGTCGACGAGTTCGAGTACATCCTGGACACGCAGACCTTCGACCCCAAAAAGACACCGCAAATCCTCGACCACAA gctggtCTTTTGGTTTGGGGATTTGAACTTCCGCATCCAAGATCACGGCATGCATTTTTTGCGCAACTGCATCACCAGCCATAAGTTCAACTTGCTGTGGAGCAAAGACCAG CTGACCATGATGAAGAAGACGGAGGCTCTCCTGCAGGAGTTTGACGAGGGACCTCTGGACTTTCAACCAACCTACAAATTCGACAGGTTCTCTGACTGCTATGACAGCAG GCCCCACGGGACATGGCTTGGTTTCCA tgGTAAGATGCGTAAGCCGGCCTGGACAGACCGGATCCTGTGGAGGGTGAAGCCTAAAGAGACACccccagaggaggagaaggacgagGACAGGGACTCTGGTCTGGACGAGAAGAACACCAAGaagaagcaggaggaggaggaagagttcCCTCTGAAACTCAAGCAGGACTCGTACACCAGCAACATGGAGTATGGCGTCAGCGACCACAAGCCTGTCATCGGCATCTTTACCTTGGAG TTGAGGAAGATGTACGAGACGCCGTTGGTGCGCGTGTGTGCCGAGGGTGAATGGAGCGCCGACTTTGACGCCATGGTGATCTACAGCCCCCTCCAGCCCTTCCCTTCTAGCGCCTGGGACTGGATAGGCCTCTACAAG GTGGGGTTCCGGAGTGTTTCGGACTACATTACCTACACCTGGGTGAAGGATGACGAGGTCTCGTTTAATGACGAGCTCGCCCAG GTCTATGTGAGCAAGGATGAGATTCCGGTGCTGGGAGGGGAGTGCGTGCTCTGCTATTACTGCAGTACACTCCAATGCATTGTGGGTATTAGCTCACCCTTTAAG GTACAAGAGTCCAAAGGGGCCGTTGAGGAAGGTCTAGCACCGGAGAACATCGACGGCCTTGAAAAGGCCACAGCGAGTTAG
- the LOC111957160 gene encoding F-box only protein 39-like — protein sequence MDYPEDPEEQFSENKNEEEEGEDKGIEIMDEDEEEGEVEEDKKPKLGWANLPDVCLWQVFWWLRDRDRVKAALVCHHWHHVMRSPSLWRVRNFNFSGRISRTRRSELETAVCYAKTYGSYLENLEIRFSHPLNSLVSRRFQQTLRTFLAALRKTGGQLRRLTVNHMELDRAAWCRSVRKALVRSLTFYLRREGSRLGYLSLRGARLNLPQGLEVLEAVAAAQQHTHLGRRPGITHLNLEDFFSQPLAVFVNPAFPQVMNRFQGLCTLTLNYSCVSDELLAALSAACRXXGGGGSLQTFTIRCHIHEPHIQVVWGDAWSHLAQHCPDLRVQITVERILDVDTLGRILLREIPLRLLSLTSCYFSEQDWSAKPALTNLVPCYRSCLQKLTLDLNNSHESVDEELLEVVLLCSRLVFLKVWAFLDISFLDRLLQKRLEKKTILRTIKVRIYTNKYETQDEDEQLEEVYSRYRQLINSELHYFAISYPML from the exons ATCTCCCGGACGTGTGTCTGTGGCAGGTATTCTGGTGGCTGCGGGACCGCGACCGTGTCAAGGCGGCCCTGGTGTGTCACCATTGGCACCATGTTAtgcgctctccctccctctggagGGTTCGAAACTTCAACTTCTCCGGCCGCATCTCCAGGACCCGCCGCTCGGAGCTGGAGACGGCCGTGTGTTACGCCAAGACCTACGGCTCTTACCTGGAGAACCTGGAGATCCGCTTCTCCCACCCCCTCAACTCTCTGGTGTCCCGGCGCTTCCAGCAGACGCTGAGGACCTTCCTCGCCGCGTTGCGTAAAACTGGCGGCCAACTACGCCGCCTAACTGTCAACCACATGGAGCTGGATCGCGCCGCCTGGTGCCGCAGTGTACGCAAGGCGCTGGTGCGCAGCCTCACCTTCTACCTGCGCCGCGAGGGCTCCCGCCTGGGCTACCTGAGCCTGCGGGGGGCCCGCCTCAACCTGCCCCAGGGCCTGGAGGTGCTGGAAGCCGTGGCTGCAGCTCAGCAGCACACCCACCTGGGCCGCCGGCCCGGCATCACCCACCTCAACCTGGAGGACTTCTTCTCACAGCCGCTGGCCGTCTTCGTKAACCCTGCCTTCCCCCAGGTCATGAACCGCTTCCAGGGCCTCTGTACCCTTACCCTCAACTACAGCTGTGTATCGGACGAGCTGCTGGCGGCCCTGTCCGCGGCGTGTAGGAGKSTGGGCGGGGGAGGGTCCCTGCAGACGTTCACCATACGATGCCATATCCACGAGCCCCACATCCAGGTGGTCTGGGGGGATGCCTGGTCCCATCTGGCTCAGCATTGTCCTGACCTTCGCGTGCAGATCACAGTGGAGCGGATCCTCGACGTGGACACGCTGGGGAGGATTCTGCTCAGAGAGATCCCGCTGCGCTTGCTCAGTCTCACCAGCTGCTACTTCAGTGAACAGGACTGGAGTGCCAAGCCTGCTCTTACCAACCTAGTGCCCTGCTACAGGAGCTGTTTACAG AAATTGACCCTGGACCTGAACAACAGCCACGAGTCTGTGGACGAGGAGCTGCTGGAGGTGGTGCTGCTGTGCAGCCGGCTGGTCTTCCTGAAGGTCTGGGCCTTCCTGGACATCAGCTTCCTGGACCGGCTGTTGCAGAAACGCCTGGAAAAGAAGACCATCCTCAGGACCATCAAG GTGCGCATCTACACCAACAAATATGAGACTCAGGACGAGGAtgagcagctggaggaggtgtacTCTCGCTACAGACAACTCATCAACTCAGAGCTCCACTACTTCGCCATCTCCTACCCCATGCTCTGA
- the LOC111960491 gene encoding inositol polyphosphate 5-phosphatase K isoform X3, with translation MENDDDTKEDPQSQVKNSVSMEENCCNKDTFRLHMVTWNVATADPPDDISSLLHLNSPKTPDLYVIGLQEVYSAPHRFIIDIAVEDSWSHLFMSSLAPRGYLKVSSIRMQGLLLLFFSKLAHVPFIRDIQDTYSRTGISGYWGNKGGVSIRLSFYGHMLCFLNCHLAAHMQYASQRVDEFEYILDTQTFDPKKTPQILDHKLVFWFGDLNFRIQDHGMHFLRNCITSHKFNLLWSKDQLTMMKKTEALLQEFDEGPLDFQPTYKFDRFSDCYDSRPHGTWLGFHGKMRKPAWTDRILWRVKPKETPPEEEKDEDRDSGLDEKNTKKKQEEEEEFPLKLKQDSYTSNMEYGVSDHKPVIGIFTLELRKMYETPLVRVCAEGEWSADFDAMVIYSPLQPFPSSAWDWIGLYKVGFRSVSDYITYTWVKDDEVSFNDELAQVYVSKDEIPVLGGECVLCYYCSTLQCIVGISSPFKVQESKGAVEEGLAPENIDGLEKATAS, from the exons GCTTCACATGGTCACGTGGAATGTTGCTACAGCTGATCCTCCAGATGATATCAGCTCCTTGCTTCACCTGAACTCCCCAAAGACCCCAGACCTCTACGTGATTGG tcTCCAGGAGGTGTACTCTGCTCCTCACAGGTTCATCATAGACATAGCCGTTGAGGACTCCTGGAGCCATCTCTTCATGTCCAGCCTGGCACCACGAGGCTACCTGAAG GTGTCCTCCATCCGCATGCAGGGCCTCCTACTGCTGTTCTTCTCCAAACTGGCCCACGTTCCATTCATTAGAGACATCCAGGACACCTACTCTCGCACAGGCATCTCCGGCTACTGG GGGAATAAAGGCGGGGTGTCCATCCGCCTGTCTTTCTACGGCCACATGCTCTGCTTCCTCAACTGTCACCTGGCGGCACACATGCAGTACGCCTCGCAGCGCGTCGACGAGTTCGAGTACATCCTGGACACGCAGACCTTCGACCCCAAAAAGACACCGCAAATCCTCGACCACAA gctggtCTTTTGGTTTGGGGATTTGAACTTCCGCATCCAAGATCACGGCATGCATTTTTTGCGCAACTGCATCACCAGCCATAAGTTCAACTTGCTGTGGAGCAAAGACCAG CTGACCATGATGAAGAAGACGGAGGCTCTCCTGCAGGAGTTTGACGAGGGACCTCTGGACTTTCAACCAACCTACAAATTCGACAGGTTCTCTGACTGCTATGACAGCAG GCCCCACGGGACATGGCTTGGTTTCCA tgGTAAGATGCGTAAGCCGGCCTGGACAGACCGGATCCTGTGGAGGGTGAAGCCTAAAGAGACACccccagaggaggagaaggacgagGACAGGGACTCTGGTCTGGACGAGAAGAACACCAAGaagaagcaggaggaggaggaagagttcCCTCTGAAACTCAAGCAGGACTCGTACACCAGCAACATGGAGTATGGCGTCAGCGACCACAAGCCTGTCATCGGCATCTTTACCTTGGAG TTGAGGAAGATGTACGAGACGCCGTTGGTGCGCGTGTGTGCCGAGGGTGAATGGAGCGCCGACTTTGACGCCATGGTGATCTACAGCCCCCTCCAGCCCTTCCCTTCTAGCGCCTGGGACTGGATAGGCCTCTACAAG GTGGGGTTCCGGAGTGTTTCGGACTACATTACCTACACCTGGGTGAAGGATGACGAGGTCTCGTTTAATGACGAGCTCGCCCAG GTCTATGTGAGCAAGGATGAGATTCCGGTGCTGGGAGGGGAGTGCGTGCTCTGCTATTACTGCAGTACACTCCAATGCATTGTGGGTATTAGCTCACCCTTTAAG GTACAAGAGTCCAAAGGGGCCGTTGAGGAAGGTCTAGCACCGGAGAACATCGACGGCCTTGAAAAGGCCACAGCGAGTTAG
- the LOC111960491 gene encoding inositol polyphosphate 5-phosphatase K isoform X2, whose protein sequence is MYGGWTGEIMENDDDTKEDPQSQVKNSVSMEENCCNKDTFRLHMVTWNVATADPPDDISSLLHLNSPKTPDLYVIGLQEVYSAPHRFIIDIAVEDSWSHLFMSSLAPRGYLKVSSIRMQGLLLLFFSKLAHVPFIRDIQDTYSRTGISGYWGNKGGVSIRLSFYGHMLCFLNCHLAAHMQYASQRVDEFEYILDTQTFDPKKTPQILDHKLVFWFGDLNFRIQDHGMHFLRNCITSHKFNLLWSKDQLTMMKKTEALLQEFDEGPLDFQPTYKFDRFSDCYDSSGKMRKPAWTDRILWRVKPKETPPEEEKDEDRDSGLDEKNTKKKQEEEEEFPLKLKQDSYTSNMEYGVSDHKPVIGIFTLELRKMYETPLVRVCAEGEWSADFDAMVIYSPLQPFPSSAWDWIGLYKVGFRSVSDYITYTWVKDDEVSFNDELAQVYVSKDEIPVLGGECVLCYYCSTLQCIVGISSPFKVQESKGAVEEGLAPENIDGLEKATAS, encoded by the exons GCTTCACATGGTCACGTGGAATGTTGCTACAGCTGATCCTCCAGATGATATCAGCTCCTTGCTTCACCTGAACTCCCCAAAGACCCCAGACCTCTACGTGATTGG tcTCCAGGAGGTGTACTCTGCTCCTCACAGGTTCATCATAGACATAGCCGTTGAGGACTCCTGGAGCCATCTCTTCATGTCCAGCCTGGCACCACGAGGCTACCTGAAG GTGTCCTCCATCCGCATGCAGGGCCTCCTACTGCTGTTCTTCTCCAAACTGGCCCACGTTCCATTCATTAGAGACATCCAGGACACCTACTCTCGCACAGGCATCTCCGGCTACTGG GGGAATAAAGGCGGGGTGTCCATCCGCCTGTCTTTCTACGGCCACATGCTCTGCTTCCTCAACTGTCACCTGGCGGCACACATGCAGTACGCCTCGCAGCGCGTCGACGAGTTCGAGTACATCCTGGACACGCAGACCTTCGACCCCAAAAAGACACCGCAAATCCTCGACCACAA gctggtCTTTTGGTTTGGGGATTTGAACTTCCGCATCCAAGATCACGGCATGCATTTTTTGCGCAACTGCATCACCAGCCATAAGTTCAACTTGCTGTGGAGCAAAGACCAG CTGACCATGATGAAGAAGACGGAGGCTCTCCTGCAGGAGTTTGACGAGGGACCTCTGGACTTTCAACCAACCTACAAATTCGACAGGTTCTCTGACTGCTATGACAGCAG tgGTAAGATGCGTAAGCCGGCCTGGACAGACCGGATCCTGTGGAGGGTGAAGCCTAAAGAGACACccccagaggaggagaaggacgagGACAGGGACTCTGGTCTGGACGAGAAGAACACCAAGaagaagcaggaggaggaggaagagttcCCTCTGAAACTCAAGCAGGACTCGTACACCAGCAACATGGAGTATGGCGTCAGCGACCACAAGCCTGTCATCGGCATCTTTACCTTGGAG TTGAGGAAGATGTACGAGACGCCGTTGGTGCGCGTGTGTGCCGAGGGTGAATGGAGCGCCGACTTTGACGCCATGGTGATCTACAGCCCCCTCCAGCCCTTCCCTTCTAGCGCCTGGGACTGGATAGGCCTCTACAAG GTGGGGTTCCGGAGTGTTTCGGACTACATTACCTACACCTGGGTGAAGGATGACGAGGTCTCGTTTAATGACGAGCTCGCCCAG GTCTATGTGAGCAAGGATGAGATTCCGGTGCTGGGAGGGGAGTGCGTGCTCTGCTATTACTGCAGTACACTCCAATGCATTGTGGGTATTAGCTCACCCTTTAAG GTACAAGAGTCCAAAGGGGCCGTTGAGGAAGGTCTAGCACCGGAGAACATCGACGGCCTTGAAAAGGCCACAGCGAGTTAG